TTCTAAACACATATGTTCCTAATTTTTGTGATtatgttaaattaaaaattaattacaatattaatgACTAAAAGTATTATTGAATTTTGTGTCaaatatttagatttaaaacaatgatttaaataatgttaattatttaaaacgaaataatttttattgacaaattttattctaatatatatatatacatttatttaaataaagacATTGCATACTCAaaacatttttatctttaaaaaaaataatgaatatttacatagataaaataatagataatttttttatatattttacttcataaaaaattattactataATTATAGTTTATGAATCTAAAGAATCCATTCAAATAATATACAAATCCTTTAATAGGttatttcactacaagaaaatcatgaaataaaaatcaatttttagagaaaaaaaacaattagttgctatagtgactaaattagagatattttagagactaaaacaaatttagtttctaaattattttctattattattaaataatttataaattgatgtctaattagcaaccacTTAACATTAATAAACATTGATATTTTCACTTCACGTATTCTTCCATGGAAAAAATTGTACTTCTATTATAAACATGTATTATTGTTGTAAAAAATCTAGAGTATGTCATgattttaacaatttaaatataattaaaaatgaatgaGATTAAATCTctatgattaaaaataaatataaatatatgtttttattatttattatacaattgtttataaaaattaattaataccttaaggaattaaaatttagattattaaatattaattaaaatataaataaatattgtaaactttataattttaataaactcGTAACATTATATAAAActtccatatatttttttataattaatattaattatattgtgGATATTATACGTAAGTAGATACAAGTATATAAAACTGAAATAATATTATGATTAAAtctgaaaataattataatgtaattaaatctaatgaaatttattatattaaagtaagactttttgaaaaaataaactttattttgaattatggatctGAGGAAGATTTTCATACTTTTTCTTGATAGAATAAttattaaatgtaaataaagagagagaaaattacACTACTGATACTCATACACATTTTACCTAATTAGTTTCAAcaattaatacaaaataaaatcgAAAGTTAATTAACAAACATTTTACTTATTCTTAGAGTAAACTCATGTAGCGTCACATTTTGTTATCGCCAAAAAGTAGTCGTTAGAGAGAACGgagaaaattctaaatttgaatACAGAGGTTTAATTATGAggttaaatatgtatttttgttATGATCTTGATAATCAAAGTTGTTTTAAGAGAGTAAATAATTGATTAAGCACAATAATTAttgacatattttttttaatataataaaaagtcatttttaatataataattttcattttgtaattttgtttaaattctaTTCATGATTAATATGATTGAACAAGtatttgattttaataattatttattgagagaaaaattaacattaatatataattaatcttaaataaaccataaaaaataaataatagaagaCTTGTTTTAAGATTAATTACatattaactttaaataaatttatatttaatgaatacACATAATAAACACTACAAACTAAATACATGTTCATTactttaatcattaatttttttaaaataaaattaagggaattaaaatttaaactaaatttataattttttatcgtattaaaaataaaatatgggaATATTATTGCATTAACCAACTTTTacccaaaattattttaaattagtttcttgCATGTTGTATGCGAAGTAGGTGAAAGATTCTTCCAAAGTACTTTATTTGTTGTGTTTAATACATCTACCATTTTTTGTTATCTATTTCTtataatgtgattttttttgtggTGAATGCTATCTAAGAACAACTTTCAAGGTGAtgacattaataataaaaaaatgggaATTTGAGGTACTTGAATTCTTAATCTTCTCCCAAGGTGGTCACGAGCAAGGTTTTTGGTTTTTGTCATTTGCGACCAAGACACTTATAACCTAAGGAAACAAGCATGCACAATTGGAAGAAAACAGGCATTAAAAATCCGAAAACCCGTGTTCCTTTATTTGATTGCATTTAACACAACAACAAAACTTTTCCTTATTGAATGTGAAATTAGGATAGAGGTAGATGCCTACAAAAAAATGAATGAGGATATCAAATACAGCAGAATCAAATTAAGTAACAAGAACAGCAGAAGTAGGGTTCATGAAATTAAGTTTAGAAGAAGCAAAGAGGGGACAAACAGGAGCAATAATAGGAGGAAATTGAAACTTGTAAGGATGAAGAAAAAAGTACATCAAATACCTCACATCCATTCCACActttaattatgaaattttgGTTTATCCTTATGAAAAATTAACCTCTAATATTTAACAAAAcgtgttcttcttcttctatgtTGTGATGCTAAGAAAATCTAtgtttatcaaatattaaacatcaaataaaattttgtgaTAGCAGTGAAAAAAAGTCTAAATATTGCTGTTATGAGGATTTATAACAAACATTTTCTAACATTTCtctttacacattttttttactgGGCTATAAGTATTAAAAGGTATGTAAAAAATGTGTGTACCGAACAAGGTTGTCATTAAGTATATATGTGCCAGAAACCATTGGTTAAGTGAAGCCAAATTAATCACATTAGTGcatattagaaaatattaattttgacaTGCATGTAAGTTGGGTTTTCTTTTGTTAATCTTAAAAGACatgttttcaataatttttgcAATCAAAATTTACATTCATGGCTGTGTCTTTTTTCAGTTTGACTTTTAGTCCAGCTGGGAACACTTTACTGTCTTTTTACTTCTTTTCCCTTTTCCTGCAACCAAACTCCCCTCTTTTTTCGCTCTTTAAGGTTGGAGCTGTGGTACCCTCTGCGTCGGTAAGAAATCAAACATTGCACGTTATCGTATGATGTTCATTATTTGTGTCTCTTCCTTTAACCTTCTCAACTCCCCATTCCTTAATCCCCACTTCTATCCATTTTTCCTGTCTCCTGAACTGTCCATGCCACAGTTGAATCTCCTCGCCATTGGGTCTCAGATGTTGTTCTTTTCTCTTGGATCATCCACGTACTAGCAAAGCCTCACACTTCATTCTTAAGAGGTCAGAAACCAAAGCACACACCTTTCATTATTATGTTCTTGTTATATTGTACCATCATTTGATTCTGTTCTAtaaagaagtttttttttttatttaagaagaATAAAGTTTCACCTTTTGGGCTTTCTGCTGAAAGAggtttatagtattttttttatagataaatattaATGTGTGGAgatgtttatttattttgtgatgTATGTAACATACCTCTTTTGCATGATGGTAAGATTCTGGTCAAATCCcgtttagttatttatttaatttctttgtttttgaGACAGATATTTTTCTTGGAATGGCCATTGCATTCCCTGCAGCCACGCTTTGATAATACTCTCTCATTGTTAAATTCTGTTGTATACTTAAGGTATATATTATGCTTAGGTTAAAAATGAATTGAAGAGCCCATCAACCAGTTCGTGAAACAGTTTATTAACAGTTCAATTCAATTAGCTCATAATTTTTGACTTATTTGTGAAATCAACCTAGTTTAAGCTTTTACAATTGGCTCATTAGTCCATAGGCTGATTCATATATAGTATTGTAGTATCCTGTAAGAATGAATATGTTAATTACAATGTtttgatttaatatatattagcATTCCATTTTGTTTTTTGTCTCCTCAATGGGATGTTTGTTTCTCAACAGTTAACTTGCGTCAATATGAAGTAGTTCTTTTGCTTCTGCATCATTTGCTCGTTTGGATATTATGACTTGCCGATTTATGTGCGTCTCAGATATCATTCCAAAGACGCACTAAATCTTTTTAATGGAAgagtttgtttttgttgtgATACAAATTTGAACCCAATTGATTAAGCCTTAATTTTAAGCTCAGTTACTTGGTGCATTTACCTAGATAGGCTTTGCTCATATGATTTCCAATCCTGACTGCGGCTGAGCCATTCTTAATCCTTTTATAGCATGGCATCAATGATGAAATATTGAAATAGTGTTTCTGTATGAACACGAGCTATTATCGATTAAAAGTAGTGAAAAGTGTACATCACTTCAGGTTACTTGCATAGCAGCAATTATTTACTCAAAAGTTATCATTGttgtgatttattttttgttagcTCATCCTTCCAGTTTGACTATAGTAGCATACTTCTCCTTACCGAAATCTTCATTCAGGCTTCTCACATTTGAAGCCTTCTCATCATTATGGACCATAAGTCTTGGCTTTGGGGGAAAAAATCCACACAGAAGACAATAGCAACTGACAAAACAAATCTCACTTCAAAAGAAAATGGAGAGGTAATTTAATTGTGTCTCACATCAACTGTTTCAGTTctcattatatatattttaaacttcTCATGAAGGCCACCGAAAATTTATGTTCATGTATTGATTAAGACGGCTACTGTAGTGTTCCTTCCCCTTCAATGCCTCACATCTTGAGTGGACTAATTAGTAAAGGTATTAATCCAGAAGGGCTTTTTTTCCTGTGCCCTTGATCttgaaatattttgtaattacaAAATGGACAAATTAATTGTTTATGTATTTAGTTGTTAGGAGAAACCTGGAATTTTCTTCCCCAGAGTTTTGTGAAATATAATGCTTTCTTTATTATTTGCTAAAATAGTTAGTACTTTTGTCTTGTTTGCCTTGCTGTTTTAGGTACAGGAACCTCTATCTGATAAAGAAAAATTGGAGAAAGACTTAAAAAGATTAAATGATAAGCTTGCTTTTACAGTTTCTGAATGTACTGCTAAAGATGAGcagctgaagaaacaaacaaaaattgttGAAGAAGCAGTGGCAGGTAATGTTTATGCATTGCTGTGTGTGTTTGTTTATCCTTTCCCTTCACTTTGCGAATTTGAACAATAATAATCATagattatttattattcttagAGTAGTTTTACCAGTCTCTCATTAAAGATTCCTTTGAAGGATGGGAGAAGGCAGAAGCTGAAATATTTTCTATGAAGCAACATCTTGAGGAATCAATACGGCAGCAATTAGTTTATGAAGAAAGAGCGGCCCAATTGGATGGTGCGCTCAAGGAATGCATGCAACAGTTACGTTTTGTTAGAGAAGAGCAAGAGCAAAGGATGCATGATGCTGTGATAAAAGTTTCTAAAGAATTCGAAGAGACACGCACAGTTTTGGAGGAGCAACTATCAGAGACCAGTAAAGGGCTTGCTAAATCTGGGGTTGAAAATTCTCGTCTTAATAAATCTATTATCGCTAAAGGAAAtttgattgaagatttgaaaagACAATTGGCTCATACAGAGGCTGATCATAATGCATTGATGATTAGATTAGAGTCCATGGAGAGAGATAATGCTTCCCTGAAGTATGAAACTCAAGTACTTGAAAAGGAACTTGCTATCCGGAATGAGGAAAGAGAATTTAATCGTAGAACAGCTGATGCTTCTCATAAGCAGCACTCACAGAGTGTTAAAAAAATTGCCAAGTTAGAATCAGAATGTCAGAGGCTGCGTGTTCTTGTACAAAAACGATTGCCAAGTCAAGCTTCCTtggcaaaaataaaaaatgaatttgaaatGTTGGAACAGGATTCACTTCAAATGAGAACGAAACACTTGAACTCAACCAGTTTAGTGGTTGAATCTGCACTTGACAGTTCCGAGACTGCCATTAGAAGAATGACTACTTTGACTGAGCAGCTAAATGCAGTGGAAGAAGAAAACAAGACATTGAAAGAATCACTAAATAGGAAAATAAATGAAGTCCAATTCTCAAGAGTAATGCTTGCTCGCACGGCTTCTAAACTGATGCGACTTGAGTCAGAGATTGAATCTAGAGGCCATGAAACCTTGGAGCAGCCTAGAAGTAATCTTGCATGTCGAGATTTATCTTTGTCATCAATGTCTGACATTGGCAGTGATGACAAGGTTAGCTGTGCTGACTCCTGGGCTTCTGCATTGATTTCGGAATTGGAGCACTTTAGAAGTATACGGCAGAAGGAATCATTCTCATGCAAAAGTGTTGGACCCTCAGATATAAGCCTAATGGATGACTTCCTTGAAATGGAAAAATTAGCAGTGGTCTCTGTTGAAAATGCCACTGAAATTTCGCATGCTTCTGTAGAAGAAAACAATGAAATAGATGGCTTCTCAAAGACTAGACTGAACCAGATTGGCTTTGGAGTAACAGGTAAGGAGATTGTTCCTGTGTCTGATCATCTGTCAGAGTTCTCCATATCAAATCAGGAATCATGTTCCAATGACATGTTAAAGGGAGATATTCCTGGTTGGCTCCTGGAAGTAGTTAAAATGATAATGGATCAAAACTGTGTCACTCATAAGAACCTCGATGACATACGTGAGGATATTAGATTGGCTTTGAGCTATCTAAAAATTACGGATCAATATAGGTTTGATTCAAGCAAAGGATCAGGTCACTTTGATGGATCTAAGCCTCTCCATTTTAGTCAGCACACTTCATGGGAACCTTTGAATAATTCTGTGGAAGATCTGTGTGGTACTGATGCTGAGATTTTATCAATAAAGGGAACTGAACAGCAATCTCAAAGGGATATGGGCCAGTCAATAGGTAAGATAATTGAGCTTATTGAAGGGATTAGCATGCCTGCTGAGGATTATGATAATTCAGATTCTCTGTACAAAAGAGATGAAAATATCCGTACACACAAGAGTCAAGGAATGCCTACAGGCTACATGGTCCGTGTTTTCCAGTGGAAAACATCTGAACTAAGTAGTGTCCTGCAGCAATTTCTCCGTGTGTGTTACGATTTACTTAATAACAAGGCTGATCATGAAAAATTTGCTACAGAACTGACTACAGCCTTGGATTGGATTATGAATCACTGCTTTTCACTTCAGGATGTTTCTAGTATGAGGGATgccattaaaaaacaatttgaatGGGATGAGACACTAAGTGAAAACGAAGTTGAAATGGGGATGTTTACAGATGCATATAAGTTGCATCTTACTAGAGAACAGTTATCATGTCTGCCTGCGCTAACTAATTCAGATTGTCATGATGTTCCAACTAAAGAGATGCCATATGTTGACAaggaagaaattaaaaatattgaagatAAAGTAATCAGTTCTGAATCTGAGAAGGAAGCCTTGGAAGGGATGCTCCAATCAGCTACAAATCAACTTCAAGAATCAGAGAAGACTATTGGCGGCTTGAGATTGGAGTTACAAACTGTGAAAGAAGTGAATAGAATACTTGAGGATCAAATACAAAATCATGAATTCATAAATGCAGATCTTGACACTCAGCTTACAGAAACCGAACTACAAGAGGCTAATCACAGGGTTTTAGCATTAGAAGTGGAACTGGAGAACAAAAATCAATATTGTGAAGAATTAGAGACCAGATGTGTTGAACTTCAGCTCCAGTTTGAAAGGTATCCATAATCTAATCTTTCAATACTTATTACTATAAGATATGATTTTCAAACATTTAGTTTTTAATCTCTTATTTGAAGATTGACACTCACATCAAATTTATATTCACAGCATGACAAAGAAAGACAATGACATTAATCAGAAAGATGAGCCACTGCAAACTGTAAGCTCTTCTCAATCCCATTTTATTCCTGTTTTGTCTTTACTATATATGGCATTCTGAAAGATTTAATCAATTTGAAGCACTTTCATCTAGATATAGATTTGGCattgaataatatataattctGAGGCTAACTTggattttaaaactaaattggGAGATCCCAAATTGGAGGATGATGAACAAATTACTTCTTCAGTTCATTGATTGTTTTTAAGTGCTTTTGAAGCATTGAATGCCAAAACTATATCCAATATACAATTCTCCTAAATCTAAGAAATAGCATGGAAATACCCAAGTCCTAGGCTGCTGTGATTTTAGTCTGGGAAGCTGGAATAGGATTTTAGATTAGTCATGAAACGAGACAATAATTTCAGGAGgctattttatcttttttgcaTTTATGCagaaaatattaacaaaaatgttTCCCTTTTTCGTTTTTACTTTTGATGAAGGTACTAAATTATACTTCTTACAAATGTTACCTACTGTTGTGACTTAGTAACTTAACGGATCAGGAATATCTAACTGAAGTAGTCTGATCGATGTGTCCATCTATCATACCATTTCTAACAATCAATCAGGATCCCCATACTTCCTGTTGCCACTATATCATAGCCTTTAGCAACTGTTAGATATGAACTTGTAGCAGAACACTAAATGTTCTTtcagactaagattgtaaatgATGGATGAATAATATGGTTGATGAAGGTAGAGATCCctcctcttttattttttatactgcTTCACTAGACTTCATTGTTAGATGAATGCTAGTTAGCTCCAAATTTCATAAATCTGACTATATGCTCTGATTCCCTTGTTTGGAAATCTATATGCTCTCTTTTGAGACCAAGCAATAAAACTCAGGCAAAGCCTTCCCTCCATAATTTTAGCTACCTGTACAGAATAAGTTATGAATCAGTAGTGTTGTGGGATGGACAGAAGAAAGTCAGTTCCACTAGGAAACAATTTCTAAGACCATAAATAAGCAGTAGCGCCACTCTCTTTAACACCTAATTCTTTCTTTATTATTGGTTGAAACTGATCAGAAATCACTAATTTTAGTAGATCTCACTTCTCATTTAATAAACCACTCCTGATTTAGAAATAAAACCCACCAAATTTTGcgttttcaatgaatttcagCCAATAATACATACAGGTGTTAGAAAGATTGTTAGCATTTCTCCTAGCTGAATCCTTTAACAAATGGAtacaaataaatgaaaatgaagCCTGATTCTATGCTTAATGTTTGGAGAGTATTGATCATACAAAGTGGCAAAAACTGAGAAAAGCAAGAGCCACCTACCCTTGTGTATGAAGAATTGCTACCATTTGGTATGGTATAAACTTAACAACACCATTATGCAGTAACTAAAATATTGACTTGATTGCTTACATGTGCATATCTATCCGGCTCCTGCAGGACTGGGAGATAACAGCCGCTTCCGAAAAGTTGGCAGAGTGTCAAGAAACCATTCTTAACCTTGGGAAGCAGTTGAAGGCATTAGCTGCACCAAAGGATGTCTCCCTTTTTGACAATGCCATTGCCACGCAACGTCATACAGTTACAAACACGAGTTCTGTCCCCCTGAAAGAAATGAAAGTGAAAACTCGATCTTCTCTATTTGATCAGATGGTGGCAGATGGTGGTACTAAAGCAAATGTAGGTGTTATCACAGCAAGTGAAACAAGCTCCAATCCCATCAGCATTCCTGGTTTCAAACAGCCCCTGGAAAAGGTTTTACTTTTGAATGGACTTAAAGGCCAGGAAGACACTGCTAGTGTTAATTCTTTGGCCATCGTGCCTACCAAGAAATCTGGTGGTAGAAATTTTTGGAGAAGGCTATTTGGGAGAAAGAAATCCAAAAAGAAAGCACAGTTTTCGTTGAACACATGAAAAACATTTATAGTGCTGTTTTAGTAATTCCTGAGACAGGGTAACAATTATATCTTTGCTATATATTTCTAATGGAGTGATGTTTGTCGTCTTTGGTCTTGGCTCTCTTGTTCATACTACTGAAATTTAACTGCTTCAAAGTTATTGGATGCATGAAACAGTTGTTGCCACACATACACTTACCAGGTTTTGTGGCTCGTGTCAATCTTGCTAGTTGTGTATAACCTTTTTTCTACGTGTTGGGCTAGAGTTTGGATATAACTTAAAAATTTTGTGTTAGATTAGAGATAaagacattttataatatatatatattattttattttttttttatttttttttataaattggtgttataaaattgaattagaattTTGAGTTCAATTACTAATAAGATCCATTGACTATATAGTGCATCTTGTTAGAGCGCAAGTATATTTGTCTAAGGGTGAGTTTGTATTAAATTGAATTTGCAAAATAGCTTTCGATATTTTGTTCCAAACTTAGTTAAGATAAAATTCAACTTACAATtggatcaaataaaaataaataaaagcctTCTCAGTTTTACTTTTTGAATGGATGTTGGAGGCCAGACAACTCTTAGTTTGAGTAAGTTCGTGTGAACTTAATTTTGCATTATCTTTCTTTATAATATCAGTTTCTATTAAAAACAATTGTGATCAACaaatatttatcataattatttttgagaatatttttaaacaaagatctttaaacataaaatttattatttatataattttacacTAAAAAGAGAGATAAGATCTCCACTATTTAGAATGAGATTTTCtataaaaactttcaaaataataataaaaggcttatattttaaattctctcccactaaacaaaattaattgagACTAACGAaaagatatttaaaatcttGAAATGACATATACCGtcacaaaaaaaattgaaagaaaatgttTGGTGTTTGGTAAAAGTTCAAGCGAGTAATCACTAAAGCTTAACAAGTTACTACTGGCACTGACGTAGGCTTCGATTAGCTTCCAAACTAATTTGCTTGGCCAATCTGCAATAACATGATAAGTATTGATTGTAGGAATAGGGAATGTAAATAAACAATGACATATATGTTTACGAGAGAGAACAAAGGCTGAGCCAAGTGAATTAGGAATGTAAAAATGTCATCTATTCTTGCATGTAGCAcggaaaaacaaaataaacaagCATCTGAGGAATTCAGGTTAAAATTGACTGATTGCAATGAAATGAGAATTCAAGGGAAAAAATATCAAAACCTGCGGAATAAATCGTATAATTTTCCTCTAATTATTTCCAAAACTTCATAAGAAGCACTGGACATGCCAAAATAAACATGCACCGAAGCATGTTGGAGAGAAAAAAATCAGTTAATTAAGTCAATCTCTATAAAGTATAAATTTTGCAACATCCGGAAGTCCTGCTTCCTCGTAACATTTGGCTATCCGCTCTAAGTAGTCATCCCATTCTCCCTCCACAGAAGCCAAATCCAACAAGAAAGCCGCCTCATCTAGTACAACCTGCAGTTGATTTAAAGATAAAAGCAAGATCAGCAAACACCCCAGCCATGAATGTTTGATGCTATAGACATGAATTAgatattcaaattaaattaacaaATGGTTCACAATATATTGCACCTGTGCGGGGGCCTTTCCTTTTTTAAGATCTTCTTGCCTTCCCTCTTCGGTCACCTTTTCTTTAATGTACTCAATTTGCTCATCATCCCATTGGGCTATATTAGCTACGTCCTAAACAAAAGATGAAAATGACAAAGAGGGTAACACAGGAAAGTATGTACAGAAAGAAAAGAGATTGGGCACAATTTTACAGTTAAACCAGAAAACCAAACTGAGGATGATTTCATACCTCATACTTGCAACCCAGAGTCCACCACGGTGATTTCAAAGCTCCCCTAGCAGCATCTTTAGCTTCTACTTTACGCCCAACCCtgtagaaaattattaaaaagaaaggCAGCAGAAGATGAAAACAGTAAGCTCAGttttcccatcttcaacaacttGAAGAAGTATCGGAAAATGTTTACACCAACCTCAGCAAAACCTCCGCATTGAACACAAAAGGTCGAGCAAATCCTGGAAAATGCTCCTTGTTGGTATAAAATTCTCCAGTTACTAATGCCGAAACCTTCCCATACACAGACATAATCAACATGCCTAAATTTATACGAATGGCTAATAATTGAGTTGCAAACTAAAATGCAACGAGTCTTACATGATCTCCTTCCTCAAAATGCCGCATCACTTTGCGCTCTATGATATCTGGAAATATACCGACCTGAAAACAAGTTAGGTTCGTGCATGATTTTCCACGAAGGTCAAAAACACTGTCTAAAATTTTGTTAATACCTTTTTCAGAAGATAGACATCAAGGTTAGAAATTCCAGACTCTGCAAAATCACCAGTTCTGTAAAGTTTCTTCCCAGCATCACCCGAAGCATTAAATACCGCTTCATTTCTCTCTTGACTGTTCTTTGCATCTTCCTCAACTATCATACGGTGTATAAATTGGTCTACCTGCAAGTTGAAAATAGACAGTTGAAATTGATTCCCAATTAATCAACATCACAATGAAGTAAAACCAAACACAGTGATGCAGTGACTCCACTTACACTCTTAGCTAAAAGCCATACTCCATGTTTTCTTACTTCCACCACTGGCATTTCCATCCTGCAGGTGTTtgttcataaccatgagatgaTTCAAACAGTAGTAAGTAAACCACGGCAGAGAACAGCCATTGAGCCTTACTCGGGTGGAGCCGTGGGCCACCGCAGCAGTGCAGTCACATCACCTACCAAGAAAGCAGTCACAAACAGTGCTGAACTTGAAAAATTTCTCACAGTACATAACTCGTTAACCCTAAACCCATACCAGAACTATTTTTTGACAGTGGAATAGCAAGAGGTATTAATCCTTGCCTGGCACCCGGTGAGACAATAGTTTCACCTGTTAAATACAAAAgcataacaaaaattaaacctAATTAGATTATTAAAATCACTCCTCAGAGGAAGGAATTCAAAACACATCTCTACcaaaataaagacaaaataaagacaaaataaagattCACGGTTATCCTAAACTTAAGATTCATGAAGGAATTGATTTACCTCTGGTTTTCAAAATACTTAGCAGATGTGAAAGATGTTGAGGAGGCTGAGTCGCAGCTACATCCTTCACGAAAGAAACGTGGTCTAcggaagaaaaatgaaaatgagaaatgaaaagaaaagagcGAAACGGTTTAATGGATAAGAACAAAAATGCATTACCAGAAATGGAAGAgtaggaggaagaagaagaaacgcGGAGGGAAATTCTGCGGCGGCGGAGAAGCAGAGGCACGACTCTGCCACGTGGAGCTCCGCCGTATAAGACCACGCCGCCGATCTTCATTGTCTATTCGCCTCATTTGCTCCCATTCTCCCTCCCtttatctatttttctttttttttctccgaAAAAACATTGCCACATAAAACGAAAGGTGAGTTGATATTCCAGCAAAAACAGTTAAAACATGGGAAGATTATTTttctaagaaaataattatatattaataatgtaaaataatataaatatacaaagAGAAAACTgaaaaatgtgtaaaaaaaaatctaaattggtaatagttataaataaagtaaaataactaTTTGTTGAGAGGAGAAGTAAAGGTTGTGATAGAGAAATGGCAGcaacaaaataatgaaagtaGTTACAATGATAACATGGTGGTTCTCAATATATAAATGGAGGAAGAAAGAAAATCAAATCATGAAaaatgaaagagagaaaagatGCAATGAAATATTTGGACcaacttattt
The sequence above is a segment of the Phaseolus vulgaris cultivar G19833 chromosome 2, P. vulgaris v2.0, whole genome shotgun sequence genome. Coding sequences within it:
- the LOC137810103 gene encoding protein IN CHLOROPLAST ATPASE BIOGENESIS, chloroplastic-like, producing the protein MKIGGVVLYGGAPRGRVVPLLLRRRRISLRVSSSSSYSSISDHVSFVKDVAATQPPQHLSHLLSILKTRGETIVSPGARQGLIPLAIPLSKNSSGDVTALLRWPTAPPEMEMPVVEVRKHGVWLLAKSVDQFIHRMIVEEDAKNSQERNEAVFNASGDAGKKLYRTGDFAESGISNLDVYLLKKVGIFPDIIERKVMRHFEEGDHVSALVTGEFYTNKEHFPGFARPFVFNAEVLLRVGRKVEAKDAARGALKSPWWTLGCKYEDVANIAQWDDEQIEYIKEKVTEEGRQEDLKKGKAPAQVVLDEAAFLLDLASVEGEWDDYLERIAKCYEEAGLPDVAKFILYRD